In the Carboxydothermus hydrogenoformans Z-2901 genome, ACCGCAAAATTTCTCCCATTTTTTCTTCTATGGTATATTCCTTTTCCGGTAAGGTAATTGGTTTTGGCGAAGTTTCAAGGCGCAGCAAGGTCTGGTTTAAGCTTTCGGTAAGTTTTTTTAGAGGAATTTCTTTCAGCTCACGCACCGAATACATCTTTAATAACTCTTCAACGTTAACTTTGCGGCGATAAACGCTGGGAAAGTTTCCCCTAATTTCTTTTAAATACTGGGCTATTTCCCGGAACTTCTGGTAGACTACCAGGCGTTCGACCAGTTCGGTTCGCGGGTCTTCTTCTTCCTCTTTTTTCCCAAACAACATTTTTACTTTTAAATATAAAAGGTGGCTGGCCATCACTAAAAATTCGCTTTTTATTTCCAAATTGTGTTTCTGGTACTGCTCTAAGTACCAAAGGTACTGCCGCGTAATTTCCGCAATGGGAATATCATAAATGTCAATTTTATTTTTTTCCACTAAATGGAGCAGTAAATCTAACGGTCCTTCAAAAACCGGCAGGACAATCTTATACATATAACTTACCTCAGCTTCATTTTTTCCCGAACTTCCCTCATTGTTTCCTTAGCTGCCCGGCTCGCCTTTGCCTGCCCTTCGGCCAATATTTCAAGATACTTTTTGCCTTTTAAAAATTCTTCCCTTCTTTCTCTAAGGGGTTCTAAAATTTCGTTAATTTTTAAAGCCAACTGTTTCTTGCAGGCCACACAGCCTATTCCTGCCGTTCGGCACTGTTCTTCTATTTCGGTTACTTTTTCCGGATAAAAAACTTGATAGTAAGTATGCACCACACAAACCTCGGGGTGGCCGGGATCGGTTTTCCGAACCCTTGCCGGGTCGGTAATCATATTTCTCACCTGCTCAGAGACTTCCTCCGGCGTGCTGGATAAAGCAATCTCATTTTTATAACTTTTACTCATCTTCCGTCCATCAATCCCCGGTAGCAGCGGAACGGCATGAAGCACCGCCTGCGGCTCGGGAAATACACTACCGTAAAGATAGTTAAACCTCCGGGCGACCTCCCGGGTAAGCTCTAAATGGGGAAGCTGGTCTTCCCCTACCGGCACTAAATTTGCCCGGTAAATTAAAATATCCGCTGCCTGCAGTAAAGGGTAACCTAAAAAACCGTAAGTATTTAAATCTTTCCCCATTTCTCCAAGCTTTTCCTTTTGGTCCTTATAGGTGGGAACCCGTTCTAACCACGAAAGGGGAGTAAACATACCAAACAAAAGAGCCAGCTCCGCATGCTCCTTTACTTCCGATTGCACAAACAATGCTGATTTTTCCGGGTCAATTCCGGCAGCAAGAAAATCCAAAGCTAAATATTCAATGTTTTGTAAAACTTCATCGGTATTTTCATATTCGGTAGTTAAAGCATGCCAGTCGGCAATCATATAAAAGCATTTAGCTTCCTCTTGCAGTTTAACCCAGTTTTCGAGCACCAGCAAATGGCCTAAGTGGAGCCTCCCCGTTGGTCTCATCCCGCTTAATACGATTTTTTCCATATTCAAATCCTCCTATCCTACCAAAAACTTAAAAAGTGCAAAATAAAAATTTAAAATAAACCGCGTAATTGGTTGTAAAACAAAGGAAATGGCGCCGGTAAAAAGTAATAAAAGGAGTATTGCCTGACCATAGCTAACCATAAACTTCCGGATTTCGTAAGAAAAAAAACGATTAAATATCTTTTCCCCGTCCAACGGAAAAACCGGTAAAAGGTTAAATACCCCCAAAGATACGTTGATCGCTACCGCAGTAATGCCAATTTCCCAAGCATAGGGAAGATTTATCCCCCCGAAAGCCAGGAAAAGAACGATAATAAAAGCCAGCACAAAATTGGATAAAGGTCCGGCTAAAGCCACCAAAGCCATACCGTTACGCGGGTCACCCCGGAAGTTGTAAGGATTAACGGGAACCGGTTTAGCCCAGCCAAATCCGGCAATTAAAAGCAGCAAAACCCCTACCGGGTCGATATGGGAAAGGGGTGATAAGGTTAACCTTCCTTCCCTCCGGGGCGTATCATCCCCGAGGCTTGTAGCTACCAGAGCATGACTGAATTCATGGATGGTTAAGCCGACGATTATCCCCGGAAGCATCACTCCCAGGTCGTATAATGACGGAATCCTTAAGAACCCAAAAAAACTATCCATGGTAACTCTCCTCAAAAATAATTTTGTTTAACATACAAAATTTCCTCATCTTTATTTTTTAAAACCCCATCAATTTTTAACATTTTTATTTTATGTAAAATTTCTCGATACAGGGGACCGGGCTTTAAACCCAAGGCTTTTAAATCTTCGCCGGTAATTTCGGGCTTGATAAATCTCAGTTCTTCGAAATACGTTTTAAACCGCTCTCTGGCCCGGAATCTATCCAGTAACAGATATAAAGCCCAGTAACCTTCCGGAGGAAGTTTCGTTAAAGTTTCGAATATTTCCACCCCTTTTACTTCCCGGGAGAGAGATAAAAGTTTTAACGCTTCCTTAATTCCTAAAGCTCCCTGTCTTAAAACTTCTTCTTCTTCCCCCGTTAAAGGATACTTTTTTATAAACTCCTCAATTCCCTCTAAATTTTTTGCATAAACCCCCATTACCCCGTGCAGCCAGGGAATCTTCATTTCTTTTAGTAACCGGAAATATTCCACAGTATAATTGAAATAACGTTTTAAATAATCTTCTTCATAAAAAGCTTTTGGAAAAACTTCCTGAAAAACACCGTAATGCTTTAAAAATTTAAGGATTTTTAAAATATCTTTTTCGGCAAAAATAAGTTTTAATTCGTACAGGATTCTTGCGGAAGAAACCAAGTTTAAAAATCCACCTGCAATAGCATCAACCAAAAGCTTTTCGGTGTTTTCTTCAAGTTTAAAATTAAATCTACCTAAAAAACGAAGCGCCCTTAAAATTCGCGTAGGATCTTCGACAAAGCTTAAGTTGTGTAAAACCCTTATAATCCCTTCTCTTAAGTCCAAAAGCCCTCCAAAGGGATCAAAAAGTTCACCGATATGGCCGTAGGTGATTTCTATAGCCATAGAGTTTATGGTAAAGTCCCGCCGGTATAAATCTTCCCTAATAGTGGAAACTTCCACCTCCGGCAGTGCGGCAGGATGCTGGTAAAATTCCACCCGGGAAGTTGAAAAATCTATCTTTTGCCCGTTTTTCAGGATAATCGAGGCAGTCTTAAAACGCTCATGGGGAATAAACTTTATTGCCGAAAGGGTTTTGCCAACTTCTTGGGCTAAAACAAGAGCGTCCCCTTCCACCACAATATCTAAATCCTTTTGTTTATGGCCTAAAAGTAAATCCCGCACAATTCCCCCGACTAAAAATACCCGCATGCCAAGTTGACTTGCCCATTTGCCGACGACGTTGATTAGCTCCTGACCTTCCGGGGAAATATTTTCATCCAAAAGCTTCTTTAAGTTTACCTCAAAACTCCCTTCCCGGTAAAGGGTTTTATGGGGCCTTAATTCTTCAGGCCGGTGATACTGCTTTAAAAGATCCGTCCGGGAAATAATCCCTATTAACTTTCCTCCTTCTACCACCGGCAACCGGCCAATATCATGCTTTATTAAAAGTCTTAATGCTTCTTCCAGGGACGCTTCAGGTTCAATGGTTACAGGATTTTTACTCATGTAAGCTTTAACCGGAGCATGTCCTAAGTTATGATGGATAATTTTATCGACATCTCTTCGGGAAATAATCCCAACTAACTTATCCCCTTCCAGCACCGGTAACCCCGAATGGCCATAGCGAACCAT is a window encoding:
- a CDS encoding CBS domain-containing protein; this translates as MDLITTHHNMDFDGLASMVAAGILFPQANLLLPAKVLPAVEEFLALYKDSLKIQKKITTPRDVKRLILVDSSELSRFSHIRHYLNENLKIILYDHHPLAPDLKPYLAEKFVKPTGATVTLLIQKLKELGIEISSVEATVMALGIYQDTGGLLYPSTTKEDIEALAYLFNFGVNLEVVNRFIKRPLSREQEFLLKELLNNAVTEESKGFFYLATWARADDYLPGLSFMASYLMEMHRPDVLIMAVQMGKTVHLVGRSTKEEIDLRSILYGLGVKGHPQAVSLTLKDRDVQEVLEIALKLLNNFKIPAKTVREIMSWPVKFVTVDSTVEEARKIMVRYGHSGLPVLEGDKLVGIISRRDVDKIIHHNLGHAPVKAYMSKNPVTIEPEASLEEALRLLIKHDIGRLPVVEGGKLIGIISRTDLLKQYHRPEELRPHKTLYREGSFEVNLKKLLDENISPEGQELINVVGKWASQLGMRVFLVGGIVRDLLLGHKQKDLDIVVEGDALVLAQEVGKTLSAIKFIPHERFKTASIILKNGQKIDFSTSRVEFYQHPAALPEVEVSTIREDLYRRDFTINSMAIEITYGHIGELFDPFGGLLDLREGIIRVLHNLSFVEDPTRILRALRFLGRFNFKLEENTEKLLVDAIAGGFLNLVSSARILYELKLIFAEKDILKILKFLKHYGVFQEVFPKAFYEEDYLKRYFNYTVEYFRLLKEMKIPWLHGVMGVYAKNLEGIEEFIKKYPLTGEEEEVLRQGALGIKEALKLLSLSREVKGVEIFETLTKLPPEGYWALYLLLDRFRARERFKTYFEELRFIKPEITGEDLKALGLKPGPLYREILHKIKMLKIDGVLKNKDEEILYVKQNYF
- the trpS gene encoding tryptophan--tRNA ligase is translated as MEKIVLSGMRPTGRLHLGHLLVLENWVKLQEEAKCFYMIADWHALTTEYENTDEVLQNIEYLALDFLAAGIDPEKSALFVQSEVKEHAELALLFGMFTPLSWLERVPTYKDQKEKLGEMGKDLNTYGFLGYPLLQAADILIYRANLVPVGEDQLPHLELTREVARRFNYLYGSVFPEPQAVLHAVPLLPGIDGRKMSKSYKNEIALSSTPEEVSEQVRNMITDPARVRKTDPGHPEVCVVHTYYQVFYPEKVTEIEEQCRTAGIGCVACKKQLALKINEILEPLRERREEFLKGKKYLEILAEGQAKASRAAKETMREVREKMKLR
- a CDS encoding site-2 protease family protein; amino-acid sequence: MDSFFGFLRIPSLYDLGVMLPGIIVGLTIHEFSHALVATSLGDDTPRREGRLTLSPLSHIDPVGVLLLLIAGFGWAKPVPVNPYNFRGDPRNGMALVALAGPLSNFVLAFIIVLFLAFGGINLPYAWEIGITAVAINVSLGVFNLLPVFPLDGEKIFNRFFSYEIRKFMVSYGQAILLLLLFTGAISFVLQPITRFILNFYFALFKFLVG
- a CDS encoding segregation and condensation protein A, yielding MYKIVLPVFEGPLDLLLHLVEKNKIDIYDIPIAEITRQYLWYLEQYQKHNLEIKSEFLVMASHLLYLKVKMLFGKKEEEEDPRTELVERLVVYQKFREIAQYLKEIRGNFPSVYRRKVNVEELLKMYSVRELKEIPLKKLTESLNQTLLRLETSPKPITLPEKEYTIEEKMGEILRYLLRQEKALPFSQLFARVESKREAIILFLALLELLRQEVVEAWQVKTDGEIWIRYVGSVSNKS